A stretch of the Musa acuminata AAA Group cultivar baxijiao chromosome BXJ2-7, Cavendish_Baxijiao_AAA, whole genome shotgun sequence genome encodes the following:
- the LOC135618056 gene encoding transcription factor bHLH149-like has translation MITAALISKRNPQGSTSENKWRTGARERAYRRRLLEALCRARGGSASGARAVKEAADSALAITARGRSRWSRAILFGRRGGNLLLKARGRVLVRRGRPRMVAAPRPEGKRVRDSLRTLRWLVPGCRKVSTSSLLKESADYVAALEMQVKAMRGLFGV, from the coding sequence ATGATCACCGCCGCCTTGATATCGAAGCGAAACCCGCAAGGCTCGACATCGGAGAACAAGTGGCGGACCGGCGCTCGAGAGCGAGCCTACCGCCGCCGGCTCCTCGAGGCCCTCTGCCGCGCCCGCGGAGGGAGCGCATCCGGCGCCCGCGCAGTAAAGGAGGCAGCGGACTCCGCCCTCGCCATCACCGCCCGCGGCCGGTCCCGCTGGAGCCGCGCCATTCTGTTCGGCCGCCGCGGCGGCAATCTCCTCCTCAAGGCCCGCGGCAGAGTTTTGGTCCGCCGAGGGAGGCCACGGATGGTAGCGGCGCCTCGGCCGGAGGGGAAGAGAGTGAGGGACAGCCTGCGTACGCTCCGCTGGCTGGTGCCTGGGTGCCGGAAGGTGTCGACGTCAAGCCTCCTGAAGGAGTCGGCGGACTACGTGGCGGCGCTGGAGATGCAGGTGAAGGCTATGCGCGGGCTCTTCGGCGTCTAG
- the LOC135617025 gene encoding beta-amylase 3, chloroplastic-like produces the protein MTVIPAPPPPSIFAVAASPGRPRPAPSYVAAPPPLCLFSGHRLLSPLRLAVSSRLHFSKPSSGANGSLEGSSSSSSGSGGELHPALPPPPRSGQGARVFVTLPPDAVGPSGQMARKKAMRASFMALSAAGVEGIAVECWWGIVEREAPGVYDWGGYMDLVMLAQRCGLKVRAIMAFHQWGTGPGDPGWIPLPRWVLEEMDKEPNLAFADRFGRRNKEYISLGCDVFPVLRGRSPIQAYSDFMRSFRDTFRDFLRVVITEIQVGMGPAGELRYPSCPSEKLIRARAAAELGEFQCYDKYMLASLSACAQKVGMDEWGYGGPIGASNFPQNPEETAFFKSDGSWNTPYGQFFLEWYSGLLLLHGERLCMVADVIFLGTGVQISAKVAGIHWHYSTNSHPSELTAGYYNTLIRDGYLPIARMFSRYRMTLCCMCFDMRDSEESSNPRSSPEGFLRKLIYTARMCKLPLTGENSFARLDEASLDQVVKNSKLYYGGVYEASLSFNYVRMNRNLFDSHNWNRFTRFVKRMSDIQTFRAKLDLRGTESFLSSTSFAEDVGRALVCH, from the exons ATGACGGTGATCCCGGCTCCACCGCCGCCGTCGATCTTCGCCGTCGCGGCATCCCCCGGCCGCCCCCGCCCCGCCCCCTCCTACGTCGCCGCTCCGCCGCCCCTCTGCCTGTTTTCCGGCCACCGCCTCCTCTCCCCCCTCCGCCTTGCCGTCTCTTCCCGCCTCCACTTCTCCAAGCCCTCCTCCGGCGCCAACGGGTCTCTCGAGGgctcgtcgtcgtcctcctccggaAGCGGCGGCGAGCTCCACCCCGCCCTCCCCCCGCCGCCGCGATCCGGTCAGGGCGCGCGGGTGTTCGTCACGCTCCCGCCCGACGCCGTGGGGCCCTCGGGGCAGATGGCGCGCAAGAAGGCGATGAGGGCGTCCTTCATGGCGCTTTCGGCGGCCGGCGTGGAGGGGATCGCGGTGGAGTGCTGGTGGGGGATCGTGGAGAGGGAGGCGCCGGGGGTGTACGACTGGGGCGGGTACATGGATTTGGTCATGTTGGCGCAGCGCTGCGGCCTCAAGGTGCGAGCGATCATGGCTTTTCACCAGTGGGGGACGGGCCCCGGAGACCCTGGCTG GATACCTCTCCCGAGATGGGTACTTGAAGAAATGGACAAGGAGCCAAATTTGGCTTTTGCCGACAGGTTTGGCAGAAGGAATAAGGAGTACATCTCTTTGGGATGTGATGTTTTTCCTGTTCTAAGGGGACGATCTCCAATCCAGGCTTATTCAGATTTTATGAGGAGTTTCAGGGATACATTCAGGGACTTCTTACGAGTTGTAATAACG GAAATTCAAGTTGGTATGGGCCCTGCTGGTGAACTTAGGTATCCTTCTTGCCCATCTGAGAAGTTAATTCGAGCAAGGGCTGCAGCCGAGCTAGGAGAATTTCAGTGTTATGATAAG TATATGCTGGCATCACTAAGCGCTTGTGCTCAAAAAGTTGGCATGGATGAGTGGGGATATGGTGGCCCTATTGGTGCGAGTAACTTCCCACAGAACCCCGAGGAAACAGCTTTCTTCAAAAGTGATGGTTCTTGGAACACCCCTTATGGACAGTTTTTTCTTGAATGGTACTCAGGGTTGCTTCTTCTTCATGGAGAGAGGTTGTGCATGGTGGCTGATGTAATTTTTTTGGGCACTGGTGTTCAGATCTCTGCAAAAGTTGCTGGCATACACTGGCACTATAGCACAAACTCACATCCATCCGAGCTAACTGCTGGTTATTACAATACCCTTATTCGAGATGGCTATCTCCCAATAGCCCGTATGTTCAGTCGGTACAGAATGACACTGTGCTGTATGTGCTTCGATATGCGAGACTCAGAGGAAAGTAGCAATCCAAGGAGTAGCCCAGAAGGATTTCTCAGGAAGCTTATATATACTGCTAGGATGTGTAAACTGCCCCTTACTGGTGAAAACTCTTTTGCTAGGTTGGATGAGGCATCTCTGGATCAGGTTGTAAAGAACTCCAAGCTTTACTACGGTGGTGTTTATGAGGCCTCATTATCTTTTAACTATGTCAGAATGAATAGAAATCTCTTCGACTCTCATAATTGGAACCGCTTTACCAGATTCGTGAAGCGGATGTCAGATATCCAAACCTTTCGGGCCAAATTAGATCTCCGAGGAACTGAATCTtttctctcttctacttcttttgCTGAGGATGTTGGACGAGCTTTGGTGTGTCACTGA